The Spongiibacter tropicus DSM 19543 genome includes a region encoding these proteins:
- a CDS encoding NADP-dependent oxidoreductase, giving the protein MSRPQSSRYWRFDTRPESLVNAQTFSLQERAVATPEEGELLVRNLLISMDATNRLWLGEREELYMEPIALGDCMKAFSLCQVVESRSRLYQPGQLVTALGEWADYSILDATQVQPFAAPDGLALDMAFGIMAIAGPTAYHGLLNIGQPRPGETVVVTAASGAVGCLAGQIAKLSGCRVVGTAGSDAKCQWLTETLGFDAAVNYKLDDFETQLAQACPNGIDVQFENVGGAVLDSCLKLMNNNGRVVICGLISMYNSAENVPGPYMFHNSIMKRLKIEGFVILDHAADFPRMQSYLAQWLRDGQLKFRLNCQQGLEKAPEALRSLYTGDNDGKVMVQIAEPA; this is encoded by the coding sequence ATGAGCCGACCCCAGTCCAGCCGTTACTGGCGCTTCGACACCCGTCCCGAATCTCTGGTCAATGCCCAAACATTCAGCCTGCAGGAGCGTGCCGTTGCGACTCCCGAAGAAGGTGAGCTGCTGGTCAGAAACCTGCTGATTTCCATGGATGCCACCAACCGCCTGTGGCTGGGGGAGCGCGAAGAGCTGTATATGGAGCCGATCGCCCTCGGCGACTGCATGAAAGCGTTCTCCCTCTGTCAGGTGGTGGAATCGCGCAGCCGACTCTACCAGCCCGGGCAGCTCGTCACCGCGCTGGGGGAATGGGCGGACTACTCCATTCTGGACGCCACTCAGGTACAGCCGTTCGCCGCGCCCGACGGACTGGCGCTGGACATGGCCTTTGGCATCATGGCCATCGCCGGACCAACGGCCTATCACGGGCTGCTCAATATCGGCCAGCCCCGCCCCGGAGAAACCGTCGTGGTCACCGCGGCTTCTGGCGCCGTGGGTTGCCTCGCGGGGCAAATCGCCAAACTGAGCGGCTGTCGCGTTGTCGGCACTGCCGGCAGCGACGCCAAATGTCAGTGGCTGACCGAAACCCTGGGCTTCGATGCTGCCGTGAACTACAAGCTCGATGACTTCGAGACGCAACTCGCGCAAGCCTGTCCAAACGGCATCGACGTGCAGTTTGAAAATGTGGGCGGTGCCGTATTGGACAGTTGCCTGAAGCTGATGAACAACAACGGCCGGGTGGTCATTTGTGGACTGATCTCCATGTATAACTCGGCAGAGAATGTTCCCGGCCCCTATATGTTTCACAACAGCATTATGAAGCGCCTGAAAATTGAGGGCTTTGTGATTCTGGACCACGCGGCCGATTTTCCGCGCATGCAGAGCTATCTGGCCCAGTGGCTACGTGACGGGCAGCTCAAGTTCCGGCTCAACTGTCAGCAGGGACTGGAAAAAGCGCCCGAGGCGCTGCGTTCGCTGTACACTGGGGATAATGACGGCAAAGTGATGGTGCAAATCGCCGAACCGGCGTAG